In Methanococcoides sp. LMO-2, a single window of DNA contains:
- a CDS encoding cupin domain-containing protein, whose translation MQEKIKEISSRIHELRELSDITEEEIAKYLNIPVEIYQQYDTGEADIPASILFEIAQFLKVDMTLLLTGEEPRMHIFTVTRKGKGPTVERRQAYKYQNLGPNFIHKKAETFIVLVEPGSTDPEHSMSSHPGQEFDFVLEGTLKIKIHDNEIILEEGDSIYFDSGYDHAMEAVGDKPAKFLAMIV comes from the coding sequence ATGCAGGAAAAAATAAAGGAAATCTCATCACGCATCCATGAATTACGTGAACTGTCAGACATCACTGAAGAAGAAATAGCAAAATACCTGAACATACCTGTTGAAATCTACCAGCAGTATGACACAGGCGAGGCTGACATTCCTGCCAGCATCCTTTTTGAGATCGCACAGTTCCTGAAAGTGGACATGACATTGCTTTTGACCGGTGAAGAACCACGCATGCATATCTTTACTGTCACCAGAAAAGGTAAGGGGCCTACTGTCGAGAGAAGACAAGCTTACAAGTACCAGAACCTCGGGCCAAATTTCATACACAAAAAGGCCGAGACATTCATTGTACTGGTAGAACCCGGATCAACAGATCCTGAACACTCCATGAGCTCACACCCGGGCCAGGAGTTCGATTTTGTGCTTGAAGGTACACTGAAGATAAAGATACATGACAATGAGATCATCCTTGAAGAAGGAGATTCCATCTACTTTGATTCCGGCTATGATCATGCAATGGAAGCCGTTGGGGACAAGCCTGCAAAATTCCTGGCCATGATAGTCTGA
- a CDS encoding AMP-binding protein, whose translation MSSFLEEYVSRTEFESYDEFKESFKIKVPENFNFAYDIVDRYAKEQPEKRALVWCNDDGEELIYNFADLKKYSDKAANVFRKYGIKRGDVVMLTLKGRYEFWICILALHKIGAVTLPATHMLTTKDITYRIELANIKMVVSADDEGLMGYIDEAHEGYEDILLHKAVLNVEKEGWLNFTEELEAASEDFSRPEGVEATRNDDISLLYFSSGTTGLPKMVQHDFSYPLGHIITANYWQNVMDDGLHLTVADSGWAKCVWGKLYGQWICGTAVFVYDYERFDAKNMLEKASSYGVTTFCAPPTIYRFLIKEDLSQYDFSSLEYCVVAGEPLNPEVYERFLEFTGLKLMEGFGQTESIVTIATYPWMEPKPGSMGKPSPEYDIQLINLDGKLCDSGEEGEIVINTTKGKPVGLFAGYRGDEKKTAETWHDGYYHTGDMAWKDEDGYFWFIGRSDDIIKSSGYKIGPFEVESALIEHPSVLECAITGVPDPVRGQIVKATIVLAKGYEASDELKKELQEHVKKATAPYKYPRAVEFVDELPKTISGKIRRVEIRDHDKEAN comes from the coding sequence ATGTCATCCTTTTTAGAAGAATATGTTTCACGTACAGAATTCGAATCGTATGATGAATTCAAGGAAAGCTTTAAGATAAAGGTCCCTGAGAACTTCAACTTCGCATACGATATCGTTGACAGGTACGCAAAGGAGCAGCCTGAAAAACGAGCTCTTGTATGGTGCAATGACGATGGTGAAGAACTCATCTACAATTTCGCAGACCTGAAGAAATACAGCGACAAAGCTGCAAATGTTTTCAGGAAATATGGCATCAAGAGGGGCGATGTGGTAATGCTGACCCTCAAGGGTAGATATGAGTTCTGGATATGCATCCTTGCACTCCACAAGATCGGAGCTGTCACACTTCCTGCAACCCATATGCTGACGACCAAGGATATAACATACCGTATAGAGCTTGCAAATATCAAGATGGTAGTAAGTGCTGATGATGAAGGTCTCATGGGATACATTGACGAAGCACACGAGGGTTACGAGGATATCCTGCTTCACAAGGCTGTGCTGAATGTTGAAAAAGAAGGATGGCTCAATTTCACAGAAGAGCTTGAAGCAGCTTCCGAGGACTTCAGCAGGCCAGAGGGCGTTGAAGCAACAAGGAACGATGACATCTCTCTCTTATACTTCTCATCCGGAACCACCGGCCTGCCAAAGATGGTACAGCATGATTTCAGCTATCCTCTTGGTCATATAATCACTGCGAATTACTGGCAGAACGTCATGGATGACGGACTGCACCTTACAGTCGCAGACTCCGGCTGGGCAAAATGTGTATGGGGAAAGCTCTACGGTCAGTGGATCTGCGGAACCGCGGTCTTTGTTTATGACTATGAGCGCTTCGATGCAAAGAACATGCTCGAAAAAGCAAGCAGTTATGGAGTAACAACCTTCTGTGCACCACCTACCATTTACAGGTTCCTTATTAAGGAAGACCTTTCACAGTATGATTTCAGCAGTCTTGAGTACTGTGTGGTCGCCGGTGAACCGCTCAACCCTGAGGTCTATGAGAGGTTCCTTGAGTTCACAGGACTTAAGCTCATGGAAGGTTTCGGCCAGACCGAAAGCATCGTTACCATTGCAACCTATCCATGGATGGAGCCAAAACCGGGATCCATGGGCAAACCATCACCTGAATATGACATCCAGCTTATCAACCTTGACGGAAAGCTCTGTGATTCCGGAGAGGAAGGAGAGATCGTCATCAATACGACCAAAGGCAAGCCTGTAGGTCTTTTTGCAGGATACCGTGGAGATGAGAAGAAGACCGCTGAGACCTGGCATGACGGATATTACCACACAGGTGACATGGCATGGAAGGACGAGGACGGCTACTTCTGGTTCATCGGAAGGTCTGATGACATCATCAAGAGCTCCGGTTACAAGATCGGTCCGTTCGAGGTTGAAAGTGCACTCATTGAGCATCCTTCAGTACTTGAATGTGCTATTACCGGTGTCCCTGATCCTGTCCGCGGACAGATCGTCAAGGCAACCATCGTGCTTGCAAAAGGCTATGAAGCAAGCGATGAGCTTAAGAAGGAGCTTCAGGAACATGTCAAGAAGGCCACTGCCCCTTACAAGTACCCAAGGGCCGTGGAATTCGTTGATGAGCTTCCAAAGACCATTAGTGGTAAGATCAGGCGTGTCGAGATCCGTGATCACGACAAGGAAGCAAACTAA
- a CDS encoding 4Fe-4S dicluster domain-containing protein produces MSENNEKMQPYPELNIIECKGCERCVAACPKDVLFMSEQINERGYHYVEYTGEGCIGCGNCYYTCPEPLAIAVHVPIKEK; encoded by the coding sequence ATGTCTGAAAATAATGAAAAGATGCAACCATATCCGGAACTCAACATCATTGAGTGTAAAGGATGTGAAAGATGCGTAGCTGCATGTCCAAAGGATGTGCTCTTCATGAGCGAACAGATCAACGAACGCGGCTACCACTATGTTGAATATACGGGAGAAGGATGCATAGGCTGTGGAAACTGTTACTACACCTGTCCTGAGCCACTGGCAATTGCAGTGCACGTCCCGATCAAGGAAAAATAA
- a CDS encoding 3-methyl-2-oxobutanoate dehydrogenase subunit VorB, protein MATQLIKGNSAVVIGALYAGCDCYFGYPITPASEILHEASQTFPKLGRKFVQAESEEAAINMVYGAASAGHRVLTASSGPGMSLKQEGVSYLAGAELPCVIVDIMRAGPGLGNIGPEQGDYVQVVKGGGHGNYRNIVVAPNSVQEMCDFTIKAFELSTKYRNPVVVLADGVLGQMIEPLQFPEEAVEPVIDESWAVCGTKETRENLVTSIFLDFDQLEDFNYELQEKYETVKKNEVEYEEYMMDDAEIVLVAYGISSRICRSAVEIARREGIKVGLFRPITLFPFPEDQLKALADAGDKTFVSVEMSNGQLRDDIRLATGCSKKVELVNRMGGNLITMDQVMEKIRDIAAREE, encoded by the coding sequence ATGGCTACACAATTGATTAAAGGCAACTCCGCAGTTGTCATTGGTGCTTTATACGCAGGTTGTGACTGTTATTTCGGTTACCCGATCACACCTGCAAGTGAGATCCTCCACGAAGCTTCCCAGACATTCCCGAAGCTTGGAAGGAAGTTCGTACAGGCAGAGTCCGAAGAGGCTGCAATTAACATGGTTTATGGTGCAGCATCCGCTGGCCACAGGGTCTTGACCGCTTCATCCGGTCCTGGCATGAGCCTGAAACAGGAAGGTGTTTCATATCTTGCAGGAGCTGAACTCCCATGTGTCATCGTGGACATCATGAGAGCAGGTCCCGGTCTTGGTAACATCGGACCTGAACAGGGTGATTACGTGCAGGTCGTAAAGGGTGGCGGACACGGAAACTACCGCAATATCGTCGTCGCACCAAACTCCGTACAGGAGATGTGTGATTTCACAATAAAGGCATTCGAGCTTTCAACAAAGTACCGCAACCCTGTTGTTGTACTGGCAGACGGTGTGCTCGGCCAGATGATCGAGCCACTCCAGTTCCCTGAGGAAGCTGTGGAACCTGTCATTGATGAATCATGGGCTGTCTGTGGAACAAAGGAAACACGAGAGAATCTTGTAACATCCATCTTTCTGGACTTCGACCAGCTTGAGGACTTCAACTATGAACTTCAGGAGAAGTATGAGACCGTCAAGAAGAACGAGGTCGAGTACGAAGAATACATGATGGACGATGCAGAGATCGTGCTTGTGGCCTACGGTATCAGCAGCAGGATCTGCCGTTCAGCTGTGGAGATCGCAAGAAGGGAAGGCATCAAGGTCGGTCTTTTCCGTCCTATAACATTGTTCCCGTTCCCAGAAGACCAGTTGAAGGCTCTTGCAGATGCAGGAGATAAGACCTTCGTATCCGTAGAGATGAGCAACGGCCAGCTAAGGGACGATATACGCCTTGCCACCGGTTGCAGCAAAAAGGTGGAACTCGTTAACCGCATGGGCGGAAACCTGATCACAATGGACCAGGTCATGGAAAAGATAAGAGACATTGCTGCAAGGGAGGAATGA
- a CDS encoding 2-oxoacid:acceptor oxidoreductase family protein produces the protein MAEKIIGRPSGIYPEFPRKGGAAPAATHYCPGCGHGILHKLIGEAMEDLEIQDRSVMISPVGCAVFAYYYFDCGNLQVAHGRAPAVGTGMSRAQDNSVVIAYQGDGDLASIGLNETMQAANRGEKMAVFFVNNTVYGMTGGQMAPTTLIGEKTVTCPDGRDPRFAGYPMHMCELLDNLKAPVFIERVSISDIAHIRKAKKAVRRALEVQKEGKGYAFVEVLSTCPTNLRQNSEQSTEFVNEMMEKEFPLGNFRDNFDETEPLLRSDSDFSKQAIDDLYSLESSASPDSVPDPEFGQALVKIAGFGGQGVLSMGLTLARAGCRDQRYASWYPSYGPEQRGGTSNCSVVISGESIGSPVVYESDVLVALNQPSLEKFANDVKKGGLILYDDTIGDFDTPEGVRAIAVPSMQIAKDAGSVKAANTVMLGVLMAQGDTRLPEKVFREAIEDTFASKPKLIPMNLDILEAGAKWSRENIK, from the coding sequence ATGGCAGAAAAGATCATTGGAAGACCATCCGGAATCTATCCGGAATTCCCACGCAAAGGCGGAGCTGCTCCAGCTGCTACTCACTACTGTCCGGGATGCGGACACGGTATTTTGCACAAGCTGATCGGAGAGGCTATGGAAGACCTTGAGATCCAGGATAGAAGCGTTATGATCAGTCCTGTAGGTTGTGCGGTTTTCGCTTACTACTACTTTGATTGTGGAAACCTTCAGGTGGCACACGGACGTGCACCTGCTGTAGGTACAGGTATGTCAAGGGCACAGGACAACTCTGTTGTGATCGCATACCAGGGTGATGGTGACCTTGCATCCATCGGTCTTAATGAGACCATGCAGGCAGCTAACCGTGGTGAAAAGATGGCAGTGTTCTTCGTGAACAACACCGTCTATGGTATGACCGGTGGCCAGATGGCACCAACAACACTGATCGGTGAGAAGACAGTCACATGTCCTGATGGAAGGGACCCACGCTTTGCAGGATACCCAATGCACATGTGCGAACTTCTTGACAACCTCAAAGCTCCTGTGTTCATTGAGCGTGTCTCAATATCTGATATTGCACACATCAGGAAGGCAAAGAAAGCTGTCAGAAGAGCTCTTGAGGTCCAGAAGGAAGGCAAAGGATACGCATTCGTTGAAGTGCTTTCCACATGTCCAACCAACCTCAGGCAGAACTCCGAGCAGAGCACTGAGTTCGTGAACGAGATGATGGAGAAGGAATTCCCTCTTGGAAACTTCAGGGACAACTTCGACGAGACCGAACCACTGCTGCGCTCAGATAGTGATTTCTCCAAGCAGGCTATTGATGACCTTTACAGCCTTGAAAGCAGCGCATCCCCTGATTCGGTACCTGACCCTGAGTTTGGCCAGGCACTTGTTAAGATCGCCGGTTTCGGTGGACAGGGTGTATTGAGCATGGGACTTACACTTGCACGTGCAGGATGCCGTGACCAGCGCTATGCTTCCTGGTATCCATCATACGGACCGGAACAGCGCGGTGGAACATCCAACTGTTCAGTCGTCATTTCAGGAGAATCCATTGGTTCACCTGTTGTTTACGAGTCTGATGTGCTTGTGGCACTTAACCAGCCATCCCTTGAGAAATTCGCAAATGATGTGAAGAAGGGAGGACTCATCCTTTATGACGATACCATTGGCGATTTCGATACTCCTGAAGGAGTAAGGGCAATTGCAGTACCATCCATGCAGATCGCAAAGGATGCTGGCTCAGTGAAAGCTGCAAATACCGTCATGCTCGGTGTGCTTATGGCACAGGGTGACACACGTCTTCCGGAGAAGGTTTTCAGGGAAGCGATCGAGGATACTTTTGCAAGCAAGCCAAAGCTTATCCCGATGAACCTGGATATTCTTGAAGCCGGTGCAAAGTGGTCAAGAGAAAACATTAAATAA
- a CDS encoding GNAT family N-acetyltransferase: MQVRWTTGMEGFDEAYSVRKAVFIDEQAIPEEIEIDEIDEYATHLVLFSENEPIATGRFYEKDNKSYIGRICVLNTHRGTGLGRILMELLLQKASESGYNDIYLSSQMYARGFYQSFGFEEFGETFDDGGIEHVWMLKKR; the protein is encoded by the coding sequence ATGCAGGTCCGATGGACTACAGGCATGGAGGGCTTTGATGAAGCCTACAGTGTCCGGAAAGCTGTTTTCATTGATGAGCAGGCCATTCCTGAAGAGATAGAGATCGATGAGATAGATGAATATGCCACTCACCTCGTCCTGTTCTCAGAGAACGAACCGATCGCAACCGGCAGGTTCTATGAAAAAGACAATAAGTCCTACATTGGGAGAATATGTGTCCTGAACACACACCGTGGGACCGGTCTTGGTCGAATCCTCATGGAACTGCTGCTTCAAAAAGCATCAGAATCTGGATATAATGATATCTATCTCAGCTCACAAATGTACGCAAGAGGTTTTTACCAGTCCTTTGGTTTTGAGGAATTTGGTGAGACCTTCGATGATGGCGGCATAGAGCATGTGTGGATGCTGAAGAAAAGATAA
- a CDS encoding ammonium transporter, producing the protein MFDSGTTAFMIVATSLVMLMTPGLAFFYGGLANRKNIVGIMMQTFVSLGITSILWLCVGYSLCFSGDGAILGNLDKAFLQGVVVDSVFSGNDKIPELVFISYQMMFAIITPVLITGAFVNRVTFKAFLIFLVLWQFFVYYPFVHMVWGGGFFASIGVLDFAGGIPVHAIAGFGALGAVSYVGARREKDEQPHSIPLIAIGAGLLWFGWYGFNAGSQLNLDQFTALALLNTDIAASFAAISWLMIEWAREGKPKFVGLLTGALAGLVTITPAAAFVSMPVAALYGIVGGSVCYFAIQFKNKMEWDDALDVWGLHGVGGVLGMMMLGIFGSSAINPAATDGLFFGGELMFFITEVAAVIGASVYAFIFTFGMLRIIEFVTPVKVSEEFEIKGLDEMIHGENAYDYDLSFD; encoded by the coding sequence ATGTTTGATTCAGGAACTACAGCTTTTATGATAGTTGCGACCAGTCTTGTAATGTTAATGACACCGGGACTGGCGTTTTTCTATGGAGGACTTGCAAACAGGAAAAATATAGTTGGAATAATGATGCAAACATTTGTATCATTGGGAATAACAAGTATCCTCTGGCTATGTGTAGGTTACTCCTTGTGTTTCAGTGGTGACGGAGCTATTCTGGGGAATCTGGACAAAGCATTTTTACAGGGAGTTGTAGTAGATTCAGTGTTCTCAGGTAATGATAAGATCCCTGAACTGGTATTCATATCCTACCAGATGATGTTCGCTATCATCACTCCTGTATTGATAACCGGTGCATTTGTCAACCGCGTGACCTTCAAGGCATTCCTTATTTTCCTGGTCCTCTGGCAGTTCTTTGTGTACTACCCATTTGTTCACATGGTATGGGGAGGTGGCTTTTTTGCTTCCATTGGTGTTCTTGATTTCGCGGGAGGCATCCCGGTGCACGCAATAGCCGGATTTGGTGCATTAGGAGCGGTCTCTTATGTAGGTGCAAGGAGAGAAAAAGATGAACAACCTCATAGCATTCCGCTAATAGCTATTGGAGCAGGTCTTCTCTGGTTCGGATGGTATGGATTCAATGCAGGAAGTCAACTTAATCTTGACCAGTTTACTGCACTGGCGCTCCTGAATACTGATATTGCAGCTTCTTTCGCAGCAATTTCATGGCTCATGATCGAATGGGCAAGAGAAGGAAAGCCAAAATTTGTAGGCTTATTAACAGGTGCTCTTGCCGGACTTGTGACAATAACACCTGCAGCAGCATTTGTATCCATGCCAGTTGCTGCCCTTTATGGTATCGTAGGAGGTTCAGTATGTTACTTTGCTATCCAGTTCAAGAATAAGATGGAATGGGATGATGCACTGGATGTATGGGGGCTGCACGGAGTAGGTGGAGTTCTGGGAATGATGATGCTGGGTATTTTTGGTTCATCAGCAATTAATCCGGCTGCAACAGACGGTCTGTTCTTTGGCGGAGAACTTATGTTTTTCATAACAGAAGTAGCTGCAGTCATTGGAGCATCAGTCTATGCATTCATATTCACCTTTGGAATGCTTAGAATAATTGAATTTGTAACTCCTGTGAAAGTTTCAGAAGAGTTTGAAATAAAAGGACTTGATGAAATGATCCATGGGGAAAATGCATACGACTATGACCTATCATTTGATTGA
- a CDS encoding flavodoxin family protein, with the protein MKIIGLNGSPRADGNTAKLVKEILSGASDNGADVQIFNLAKMNVAPCIGCYACKKDGTCILDDDMQKLYDEIQASDVIVLGSPIYMWEMTAQAKSFVDRLCAFIKPDFSTRLNGEKKLILAFTQGNPDSEMFNFYFEYLAKMFGFLAFNVEETIVVTGTVERSDILSQEFILETARQMGKDL; encoded by the coding sequence ATGAAGATAATCGGACTCAATGGAAGCCCCCGTGCTGACGGAAACACAGCAAAACTTGTAAAAGAAATTCTCTCAGGTGCATCCGATAATGGTGCAGATGTGCAGATATTCAATCTGGCAAAAATGAATGTTGCACCATGCATCGGTTGCTATGCATGTAAGAAGGATGGCACATGCATACTCGATGACGATATGCAGAAGCTCTATGATGAGATTCAGGCCTCAGATGTCATTGTGCTTGGCTCACCGATCTACATGTGGGAGATGACCGCTCAGGCTAAGTCATTTGTTGACAGGCTGTGCGCTTTTATAAAGCCGGATTTCAGTACCCGATTAAATGGGGAAAAGAAGCTTATCCTTGCTTTTACCCAGGGCAACCCTGATTCCGAGATGTTCAATTTCTATTTTGAATATCTTGCAAAAATGTTTGGTTTCCTTGCATTTAACGTAGAGGAGACTATTGTGGTAACCGGAACAGTAGAAAGATCAGACATTCTTTCTCAGGAATTCATACTGGAAACTGCAAGGCAGATGGGGAAAGATCTATGA
- a CDS encoding MarR family transcriptional regulator, producing the protein MDDKEFIGKYISYLHRYAMIYLEKELKPYDIGSGQFSFLMHLYRMNGVNQESLSQSIKVDKATATRAIKRLVDEDYVFRQRDEEDRRSYRVFLTEKGRSIEPDMKKIAAEWQNVLLSDFDEGQRKDIMNSLETMFKNVSKLM; encoded by the coding sequence ATGGACGATAAAGAATTCATTGGAAAATATATTTCATACCTCCACAGATATGCTATGATATACCTTGAAAAAGAGCTGAAACCCTATGATATTGGAAGCGGACAGTTCAGTTTTTTGATGCACCTTTACAGAATGAATGGCGTTAATCAGGAATCTCTTTCCCAGAGCATAAAAGTGGATAAGGCCACAGCTACAAGGGCCATAAAAAGACTGGTTGATGAAGACTATGTTTTCAGACAGAGGGACGAAGAAGACAGACGTTCATACCGGGTTTTTCTGACTGAGAAAGGAAGATCAATCGAACCTGATATGAAAAAAATAGCTGCAGAGTGGCAAAATGTCCTTTTATCCGATTTTGATGAAGGTCAAAGAAAAGATATTATGAACTCACTTGAAACGATGTTCAAGAATGTATCTAAATTAATGTAA
- a CDS encoding MFS transporter, with translation MDFRNTHLLMLCIIAFFAMAGGAILAPVLPEMVEPLQTTPHEVGLLMSVYTISTAIFTLIIGHFIDRVNRKKILVPCLMIYGLMGLISYFVSDLQSLLILRFIQGIGVAGMMSLAMLVIGDVYKSLESVQAMSKISIAIAIGSISAPLIGGGLAILGWNYPFLFYAIALPFAFVVITFLPETRVQKGNVNHKGIFDVLTTLKEFRLIYTVFLSFAIFFLLYSLVIYVPFMLKDVFGYTAKEAGLMLAFQGIAVILMASRVKKLAGKYSMTRVIAVGFLLVGLAIISISFAHSIATVLVLLLLFGAGFGLAQTANDAQIIQISPSESRGGVLSIHNTMKYVGQSLSPIVLGIVLLNFDLDTVFIASGSFGLLVALMTYFMKKHFENSVDVTIKDTEISLSDSSLCDSLDDVL, from the coding sequence ATGGATTTTAGAAACACTCATCTTCTAATGCTTTGTATAATTGCCTTCTTTGCAATGGCAGGAGGTGCAATTTTAGCACCTGTATTGCCAGAGATGGTGGAACCTCTTCAGACAACGCCACATGAAGTAGGACTGTTGATGTCGGTGTATACTATCTCAACGGCTATTTTCACACTAATTATAGGACATTTTATTGACCGTGTAAACCGTAAAAAGATACTTGTTCCCTGCCTTATGATCTATGGTTTAATGGGACTTATAAGTTATTTTGTCTCTGATCTGCAATCACTTCTTATCCTGAGATTCATACAGGGAATTGGAGTAGCAGGCATGATGTCCCTGGCTATGCTGGTCATAGGTGATGTATATAAAAGTCTTGAAAGTGTGCAAGCCATGAGTAAGATTAGTATAGCGATTGCTATTGGGTCGATATCTGCTCCTCTTATAGGCGGAGGACTGGCAATTTTAGGATGGAACTACCCATTCCTATTCTATGCAATAGCACTACCATTTGCTTTTGTTGTTATAACATTTCTTCCAGAGACAAGGGTTCAGAAAGGGAATGTTAATCACAAAGGCATATTTGATGTACTTACAACACTCAAAGAATTTCGACTAATATATACGGTGTTCCTGAGCTTTGCTATTTTCTTTTTATTATATTCCCTTGTCATCTACGTACCATTCATGCTTAAAGATGTATTCGGTTATACAGCAAAAGAAGCTGGACTTATGTTGGCTTTTCAAGGAATAGCTGTTATCTTAATGGCATCCCGTGTGAAGAAACTAGCTGGTAAATACTCAATGACAAGAGTTATTGCCGTTGGTTTTCTACTTGTTGGATTAGCAATAATATCCATTTCATTTGCACATTCGATTGCCACAGTTCTTGTTCTATTGTTGCTATTCGGGGCAGGGTTCGGGCTTGCTCAAACGGCAAATGATGCACAGATAATTCAAATCTCCCCTTCAGAGTCAAGAGGTGGTGTACTGTCCATTCACAACACCATGAAGTATGTTGGTCAGAGTCTTTCACCCATAGTGCTTGGTATAGTCCTCTTGAATTTTGATCTTGATACGGTCTTTATAGCATCAGGATCCTTTGGGTTGCTTGTTGCTTTGATGACATATTTTATGAAGAAACACTTTGAAAACTCAGTTGATGTTACCATTAAAGATACGGAAATATCGTTGTCAGATTCATCATTGTGTGACTCTTTAGATGATGTTTTATAA
- a CDS encoding ABC1 kinase family protein → MFKKTRRYFSIAKVFFKYNLFSLLYKDIQQNYVSNRKGTCYIDVERQKNARKLRLAFEDLGVTFIKLGQIMSKRPDLLPIDYVRELSQLQNKVRPLELEEMSDSLEGFRAGCSIAEADNETTVSEFLSNFDDFKRKPIASASIAQVYEARINGKKVAVKIAKPGLIDQINVDLAIINDLKPIMKKVGGFGNNIDIDDFLDEFQDMLNKEVNLLNEARNIKRFEEIFESEKEIHIPKVYDEYCTESILVMDYMEGILVKDLDTTDQKTRTKYAHIISSSYLNQVYVHGFYHADPHSGNILLRDDGIAYIDFGAVGLIDSDLRRNMLNLFYGIYKKNVDIAFDAFLKIANINKDEINVHKFKVDLDTLISIQNFALGERQNDSYANLALKYNLSLPSDFSTLERSLVLVEGVCLELDPRFNIIEDAKRLIAMVMMKRYSPFRAAEYFLLEGDRYLEIFKNLPQGVNDVIETIRGYRIEKLEEKTREIKHDKMIENLAKYVFLSIILVASAYMASQSEGSLATLGVAGFVVGIFMFGVLFLRSQ, encoded by the coding sequence ATGTTCAAGAAGACAAGACGTTATTTCTCCATTGCAAAGGTCTTTTTCAAATATAACCTGTTCAGCCTTCTGTACAAGGACATACAGCAGAACTATGTTTCCAACAGAAAAGGAACCTGTTATATTGATGTTGAGAGGCAAAAAAATGCCAGGAAGCTCAGGCTTGCATTTGAAGATCTCGGAGTAACGTTCATAAAATTAGGACAGATCATGAGCAAGCGTCCGGACCTTCTTCCCATAGATTACGTCCGGGAACTATCACAGCTTCAGAACAAGGTCCGCCCTCTTGAACTTGAAGAAATGTCAGATTCGCTTGAAGGATTTCGTGCAGGGTGCTCTATTGCAGAAGCAGACAACGAGACGACCGTATCAGAATTCCTTTCTAATTTTGATGACTTTAAGAGAAAGCCAATTGCAAGTGCTTCCATAGCTCAGGTATATGAAGCCAGGATCAACGGTAAAAAGGTAGCAGTAAAAATAGCAAAACCCGGGCTTATAGACCAGATCAACGTAGACCTTGCAATTATCAATGACCTCAAACCCATTATGAAAAAAGTTGGTGGTTTTGGGAACAATATAGATATTGATGATTTTCTTGATGAATTTCAGGATATGCTAAACAAAGAGGTCAATCTCCTCAACGAAGCACGTAACATAAAAAGATTTGAGGAGATATTCGAAAGCGAAAAGGAAATTCATATACCTAAAGTATATGATGAATATTGTACCGAGAGTATCCTTGTGATGGATTACATGGAAGGTATTCTTGTAAAGGACCTTGATACAACCGATCAAAAGACCAGGACAAAATATGCTCATATCATCAGTTCAAGTTACCTGAACCAGGTATATGTGCATGGATTCTACCATGCGGATCCGCATTCCGGAAATATCCTTCTTCGTGATGATGGCATCGCTTACATCGACTTCGGGGCTGTGGGGCTTATCGATTCCGATCTCCGAAGGAACATGTTGAATCTCTTCTATGGAATATACAAAAAGAATGTCGATATCGCTTTTGATGCTTTCCTGAAAATTGCCAATATCAACAAGGATGAGATCAATGTACATAAGTTCAAGGTTGATCTTGATACACTTATATCAATACAAAACTTCGCTCTCGGAGAACGGCAGAACGACAGTTATGCAAATCTTGCTTTAAAGTACAACCTATCTCTTCCGAGCGATTTCTCTACACTTGAACGTTCTCTGGTTCTTGTAGAAGGGGTCTGCCTGGAACTTGATCCAAGGTTCAACATTATCGAAGATGCCAAGAGACTCATCGCCATGGTCATGATGAAAAGATATTCACCATTCAGGGCAGCTGAATACTTCCTGCTGGAAGGCGACAGGTATCTTGAGATATTCAAGAATCTTCCACAGGGCGTAAATGATGTTATCGAGACGATAAGGGGATATCGTATCGAGAAACTGGAAGAAAAGACCCGGGAGATCAAGCATGACAAAATGATCGAGAACCTCGCGAAGTATGTTTTCCTGTCTATTATCCTGGTGGCTTCAGCCTATATGGCATCACAGTCGGAAGGCAGCCTTGCAACCCTTGGAGTAGCAGGATTCGTTGTAGGTATCTTTATGTTTGGAGTGTTGTTCCTGCGAAGCCAGTAA